The Paucidesulfovibrio gracilis DSM 16080 genome window below encodes:
- a CDS encoding lysylphosphatidylglycerol synthase transmembrane domain-containing protein: MTRLGGHLVRSLCGFAFAVGVFWLLIHLSGFRWADFVATVSGISASTFLIFALLSLAAMHCAVSKWRLLWSVREGAAPAWGVVMRYQTLENLLCQVLPKAAAPLLVKTWAMRHHGASLKLGFGTALLDKMFDTLVIVCLFPGLLALLAGWSQVSIGLLTLGVLVGAGVLLLAFRRMVPGLVRLAARLLRREQDQGSVRFWEAATAPGRVTGLYIWAVLRIGLLGVRAAVLALCLGLDLPFVPASILACTSQLAGALGLTPGGVGLFEGLFYFTAQAAALASTQIVALLLALRMLQYLATSVLALLFWLVPLLQRLTRSNG, from the coding sequence ATGACGCGTCTGGGCGGGCATCTCGTGCGTTCCCTGTGCGGATTCGCCTTTGCCGTGGGCGTGTTTTGGCTGCTGATCCATCTCTCCGGGTTCCGTTGGGCAGACTTCGTGGCCACGGTGTCCGGCATTTCCGCGAGCACATTCCTGATCTTTGCGCTGCTCTCCCTGGCCGCCATGCACTGCGCCGTAAGCAAGTGGCGGCTGCTCTGGTCCGTCCGGGAGGGCGCGGCTCCGGCATGGGGTGTGGTCATGCGCTACCAGACCCTGGAAAACCTGCTTTGCCAGGTTTTGCCCAAGGCCGCGGCCCCGCTTTTGGTCAAGACCTGGGCCATGCGCCACCACGGAGCCTCCCTTAAGCTTGGGTTCGGCACGGCGTTGCTGGACAAGATGTTCGACACCCTGGTCATTGTCTGTCTTTTCCCGGGACTCCTGGCGTTGCTGGCGGGATGGAGCCAGGTGTCCATCGGGCTGCTGACCCTGGGCGTCTTGGTCGGCGCCGGTGTGCTGCTGCTGGCGTTCCGGCGCATGGTCCCCGGGCTGGTCCGGCTGGCCGCGCGCCTGCTGCGGCGGGAACAGGACCAAGGAAGCGTTCGGTTTTGGGAGGCCGCGACAGCTCCGGGACGCGTGACCGGGCTGTATATCTGGGCCGTGTTGCGCATCGGGCTGTTGGGCGTTCGGGCCGCTGTGCTGGCGCTCTGTCTGGGGCTTGATTTGCCGTTTGTTCCCGCTTCCATTCTTGCATGCACGTCGCAACTGGCTGGAGCCTTGGGCCTGACCCCGGGTGGGGTGGGGCTGTTCGAGGGCTTGTTTTATTTCACGGCCCAGGCCGCGGCATTGGCGTCCACGCAGATCGTGGCCTTGCTCCTGGCACTGCGGATGCTGCAATATCTGGCCACATCAGTGCTGGCTCTGCTGTTCTGGCTTGTTCCGCTGCTGCAAAGGCTTACCCGCAGCAACGGCTGA
- a CDS encoding sulfotransferase family protein gives MTRNLPHFLHIGAAKSGSSWIYEVLREHPGIFVPIAKDVSYFDHQYDLGLDWYARHFEAAGNRVRGEVAHDYFLDRAYAERIREALPDVKLTACLREPVARIVSRYNYALSTEIDPHTSLAEYLKSTTVERDSDYLRNLKPFYELFPRENIRVFLFEEVFADPEAFCRELYDFLGVDSSFVPQCLHQRVRPARRARVPGLARLAWRTAKALRQWGKPNWVGAVKRNRLFNRLMFQEHKTHAVVPEEEKAALRERFARDIPELERLLGRSVAKVWGY, from the coding sequence ATGACCAGAAATCTTCCCCATTTTCTTCACATCGGCGCGGCCAAGTCCGGTTCTTCCTGGATTTATGAAGTGCTGCGCGAGCATCCCGGCATCTTCGTACCCATTGCCAAGGACGTGTCCTATTTCGACCATCAGTACGATCTGGGGCTGGACTGGTATGCCCGGCATTTCGAGGCGGCCGGGAACCGGGTTCGGGGCGAGGTGGCCCATGATTACTTCCTGGACCGCGCCTATGCCGAACGCATCCGCGAAGCCCTGCCGGACGTGAAGCTCACGGCCTGCCTGCGCGAACCTGTGGCCCGCATCGTTTCCCGGTATAATTACGCCCTGAGCACGGAAATCGATCCCCACACGAGCCTTGCCGAATATCTGAAGTCCACCACGGTGGAGCGCGACAGTGACTACCTGCGCAATCTGAAGCCGTTTTACGAGCTGTTCCCCCGGGAAAATATCCGGGTATTTCTGTTCGAGGAGGTTTTTGCGGATCCCGAGGCGTTCTGCCGCGAACTGTACGACTTTCTCGGCGTGGACTCCTCTTTTGTTCCGCAATGCCTGCATCAGCGGGTCCGGCCCGCCCGGCGGGCGCGGGTGCCAGGTCTGGCGCGGCTGGCCTGGCGCACGGCCAAGGCTCTGCGGCAGTGGGGGAAACCCAACTGGGTGGGCGCGGTCAAACGCAACCGGCTCTTCAACCGGCTCATGTTCCAGGAACACAAGACCCACGCCGTGGTGCCGGAAGAGGAAAAAGCGGCCCTGCGGGAACGCTTCGCCCGGGATATTCCGGAATTGGAGCGTCTGTTGGGGCGGTCCGTTGCCAAGGTCTGGGGGTACTGA